The following are encoded in a window of Fischerella sp. PCC 9605 genomic DNA:
- a CDS encoding polysaccharide deacetylase family protein — protein sequence MQFYPLFPVLHPILKPTFPSCLWGGDCNSKAIALSFDDGPHPQYTPKLLQVLDRYQITANFFWLGACVNRSPSIAKEICDRGHWVGLHGYDHRNFPLLSPKDLRDSLEKTQAAVYHACNLQPEQVRDVRPPNGLFTPTTLNLLHKWNYRTVMWSVVPEDWVRPGVTTVVQRVLKEVTNGSIIVLHDGACGGEDVAEITKILIPQLLQQGYQFVTVDELWLQARRR from the coding sequence ATGCAGTTTTATCCTCTATTTCCAGTTTTGCACCCCATTCTCAAGCCAACGTTTCCGAGTTGTCTTTGGGGAGGCGATTGTAATTCCAAAGCGATCGCCCTATCGTTTGATGATGGCCCTCATCCACAATACACACCCAAACTGTTACAAGTATTAGACCGTTACCAGATTACAGCAAATTTCTTTTGGTTGGGTGCTTGTGTTAACCGTTCGCCAAGCATAGCCAAAGAAATATGCGATCGCGGACACTGGGTTGGACTGCACGGGTACGATCATCGCAATTTTCCTTTGCTTTCTCCTAAAGATCTCAGAGACAGCTTAGAAAAAACTCAAGCAGCCGTCTATCATGCTTGTAACCTGCAACCCGAACAAGTACGTGATGTCCGACCCCCGAACGGTTTATTTACACCCACAACTTTGAACCTGCTACATAAGTGGAATTACAGAACTGTGATGTGGAGCGTAGTACCAGAAGATTGGGTAAGACCGGGAGTTACTACCGTTGTACAGCGAGTTCTCAAAGAAGTAACTAATGGCTCCATTATTGTGTTGCACGACGGTGCTTGCGGCGGAGAAGATGTAGCCGAAATCACAAAAATTCTTATTCCCCAACTATTGCAACAAGGCTATCAATTTGTGACAGTGGATGAATTGTGGCTGCAAGCTAGGAGGAGATAG